In Streptacidiphilus sp. P02-A3a, the DNA window CACGGGTTCCGCTGGGCGGGCCGCTGGAGCGACTGGACACCGGGGCGATCCGGGCCCGGGTGCTGAACGCGCTGCCCCGGGTGGCCCAGGTGCGGGTCAGCACCGACCTGCCGCACACGGTGCGGCTGCGGATCACCGAGCGGGTGGCGGTGGCCGCGGTCAGGGACGACGACGGCCAGTACACCCTGGTCGACGCGACCGGGGTGCGGTTCGCCACCGGACCGGCCGCCCCGGCCGGGGTGCCGGTGGTCGAACTCGCGCTCTCGGCACCGGGAAAGGCCGCGCTCGCGGACTTTCCGGAGGCCGCCCTGGTCGACGGCGCGGTACTGGTCACCAAGGCGCTGCCGCCTTCGGTGGCCAAGGACACCAGGGCGGTGGTCGTGCATTCGTACGACGACATGGAATTGCAACTCGTCGGTGGCGCAACGGTTCTGTGGGGAAGTCCGGAAAGGGACGCGCGCAAGGCGGTGGTGCTCGCCGCACTGCTGAAGCAGAAGGCGACGACCTACGACGTCACCGCCCCGGACGACCCGGCGCTGCGGAGTTGACGCCGCCTCGGACCGGACCACCCCCGGGGGTGAACCCGGCGACGAATGCGAAGGCGACCCCGGTGGCAACTCCGGACGATTGATCACATAGGCTCACAAGAAAAATCGACAGGCTCGGCGTGTCCGTTGAATGGATTCGCGTGGAGACCTAGTGTCCTGTGACAGTAGATGATGGAAGAGTGACACAGCATTAACCCTAAACC includes these proteins:
- a CDS encoding cell division protein FtsQ/DivIB, translated to MPDRAAAAAPAAPPADRPWAGPGAARLRLSRRGFAVLGALLAALLGTACWLVYFSSVLGVRTVAVSGTSVLTPAQVLAAARVPLGGPLERLDTGAIRARVLNALPRVAQVRVSTDLPHTVRLRITERVAVAAVRDDDGQYTLVDATGVRFATGPAAPAGVPVVELALSAPGKAALADFPEAALVDGAVLVTKALPPSVAKDTRAVVVHSYDDMELQLVGGATVLWGSPERDARKAVVLAALLKQKATTYDVTAPDDPALRS